tttttctatctattttttctctctctttctcttcttcttttaaataataattaattattttaatttaaaactaatttaaataatattgaaatatttgaaatttacatataatacttgtaatatatttgtattaaaaatattttaattatataatcaCCACATTCGTTGAAAGATGCATATGTATCataaattgatttcaaaatgtattataattattgtttatttttttctcttattaatggtgctaaaatatattattttattaaaaatattttagttatatatccATCAcatgcattgaaacatgcctataatatattgaaatcaaaatctattataattatttttttattttttctcttattaacgaaatatattattgtattaaaaatattttaattatatattcaccatgTGCATTGAAGCATTtcaataatatgtataatataatgaattcaaaatgtattacaattagaattcaatattatacattgttatgaattcaattgttgttatttcaacaaatataatacatttctaacaacgtaaattaatttgaatagtactagaatgtttgaaattcacacataatacttataatacatttgtattaaaaatattttagttatatattcaccacgtgtattaaaacatgcctataatataatgtattgaattcaaaatctattataattatttttttattttttcctcttattaacggaatatattattgtattaaaaatacataTGTTATATATTCACAATGTACATTGAAAAAtgcttataatatgtataatgtaTTGAATTCAAAAAGTATTACAAGGAtagtttatatttatttattttattaatgatgtcaaaaaaaattatagcttcaaaaaaataattaatttttaccAAATATCCCtaaacatattaaaataattaaaatttaaaagagagagagagagagagagaagggggaagaaagagaaaggagagagtGAGAGAGGAAGAAatacattatatatttatttattgcgTTAGAAAtacaatatatatttatttacataaaaaaaattatctaatttaaaaaatagtaaaaacatCATTTCTGTAATATTCAATCAAAAATTAAGTTTTAAactagaataattaattattattagggagaaagaaaaaaaagaaaaaaatggacaCAGAAAGAGGAGAAAACATgtacagaaaaaaaaaaagggagaaagaaaaagagaaagagaaagataaagaaaaagagaaaaggaaaGGGGAAAATCggataacaaaaaaaaaggagagagaaagaaaggaagaaaaggaAGGGTGCTTTTATTCCTTTTTTGCTATTTCGGGTAAGGAaagtattgttattttttttataaaagtgaaatatgtactaaaactcataattaatgttatataatatattatttaagtaaTTGTTCCTATAAGATAATAAGAGTGAGGATATGAAAATTAATAGTCCACTGACAAGTATGTGTCCAAAATTGAATAGTAAAGACAAATATAGTAAAATCTTTCTAAATTAATATTATCGAAAccatgaaatattattattttctaaatATTACATCAATGGGAGAATGAAGACTCAAGGAATTTAAATGAATCTTTTTGTGAAAACGACATGCATGAATTTGAGATCATGATTAATAATCTCGATTACCGCGATAAAATTGATGCCAATAGCCTGATAGATTATCTGAGTTAGAGGCCCATAGCTTAGAAGAAACTGTAGATACCATTAGAGAAAACAATGTTAATGATGAGGTTGAAGACGATACGACACCTTTGGAATCAGTTATGCATAAGGAGCCACTTATACCGTCTAGAACTTCACATTTTTTTGTGCAGTTCTAAAAGACAACACTGAAACTCTTGAATGCAATAAGAAAAATTAGAGATGAGTTTCAACTAGATTTAaactttaacaaaaaaaaaacattaggATCATATTTTCACTAAATTACCTtagatatttttgtaattttaaaaaattattaatttataatattaatgaaatcatatatttatatagaggtcttttaaaaatatattacctTATTATTTTATAGAAATCAGTGATTTTTCCACTAACCCAAGCCGAGACAAAAAAAAAGTGACAAAGGataaatatattctttttctaaaaatacaaagacaaatatgacatttttttcattcttttttaaacacactaaaaagaagtgaaataaacaaattgaaatatcGAGACTACATATAATAGCGTCCAAGACACCTAAAATGGATATAATCCCATGACAAAATTTAGGACAGAAATAAGGGAATCTACAAAAGATACAAGTAGCACTCACTGTCCCATAGAGTGGTCAAAACAATTATGTGCAAGTGCCAAAGTTAACAAACCTAAAATGCTGGTTACGTTTTCCATAAGCCAATTTAAGAGCAAAGATAATTCAAAGTTTCAACATAGACGATCGTATTTGTAAGCTAGGAAGGTCTTGAGTGATATAATGTGGAAAACGAAGTTAGCACATAATGAAAACGGTTGACGTAAACCTAACCCAGATGTTCTGAATGTAAATTTTTTTCCCAAATGACTGAAACATCACCGTACAAAATGAGAACTAATGTCGCGCTCAGTGAAACAAACTAAACCAAGTCCCTGAACAAATATGAGCAAAAGACTATATGTAATTACTACATGTAAAGTCCTTCTGGCACTCCCTCTTTCTTCTTGAACATCACCTTATCTTTCGCCTTCTTGAAATCTGCATGAGTCACCTGTAGAGACCACAATAATTTTGTCAACATCTATAGGAAAATGCAAACCATTAGCTCCGATGTTTTACTGCACCCCCACAACATGATTTTACAACCCCTACTGGATATGAACAAGAATCAGCCACTCAGGAAGTCCAAATTATAGTTCATATGACTATTAGGTAGAAATTGCATGTAACACCTCTATTACTTATTCAGACTTTGAAAGATttagaaaaacaacaacaaaaaaaaaacttgcacTAAAATCGGCAACTTTGACTAAGCCCAAACAATGCCCTCCCAACAAGTTAAGCTTCACATTCCAAGTTACGAGAAAAATTATTCAACTTGTCTTCTCATGAACCCAAGTTAATGAACCAATTATAAAAGGCTCCCTGGTCAATTTACATTACAACAGACAACCCCACACATGAATGAAGACGTGGACTTGGTCCATTCCAAAGTTGAGCATTTGGGTGGAAATTGGGACCAAACTAAATCCCTCATTTCTAAAAGACGCTTAACTTTTCATTTTGAGGTCTTACCTTCATACGCCGTTCTCTTAGAGCAAGCAATCCAGCTTCAGTACATATTGCTTTGATATCAGCTCCAGAAAGTTCATCCTTGGTCATAACAAATTCTTCTAGGTTGACATCATCAGACAAAGTCATCCTTGCTGTGTGTATCTGATATCCCAAAATAGATTTTCTAGTCAGAAAATAGGAGGAAATCCAGGATTCATCACTCAGTAATATTTGCAAACATCACGATAGCAAACCTGGAAAATGCGCCTCCTTGTTTTAATATCAGGAAGAGGGAACTCAATCTTCCTGTCTATTCTACCAGGTCGCAGTAGGGCAGGATCAAGACTCTCGATTTTATTTGTAGCAAGAATCACCTTAACATCTCCTCTGGAATCAAAACCATCTAGCTGGTTCAACAACTCTAACATGGTCCTCTGGATCTCACGTTCACCACCAGAATGTGCATCGTACCTGAGGACATTAATTAACAGAAATCCACAATATTCCAATCTTCAAGTTACTGATGCCAGAGACAAACCTCTTGGTACCGACTGCATCaatctcatcaatgaagacGATAGAAGGTGAGAGATCATCAGCAACTCTGAAGAGCTCCCTCACCAATTTTGGTCCATCTCCCAAGTATTTCTGAATCAGTTCACTTCCAACAACACGCAAGAAAGTTGCCGAAGTGGAGTTTGCAACTGCCTGAACAAAAATCATTAACACAGCTAAGATTTTATCTTTTGCATACCCACAGAGACATTAGTACCGCGACAGCAATTAATAAACACTCAACAAAGACCGCACTACCTACGGTCGATTTTAAATGTATCCATTTAAGGAAACCAAGGCGGCATTAATTAGTTTCCCCAAATCTACCTGGGCTCCTATAGATGACCTAAAGTGTATGAGAAGAGATAAAAGGTAATTTGAAGTGATATAAAGGGTAACTTATTCAAATAACCACTTATAACTAATGCTATTACATGGTTTTGTTAAAGGGTGTAACCATTGAACGCCATTTAAAATGGACCGGAAGAAGTAACTGCTAGCAGTTCTTACACAAACACAAATAGATAGCATGACAGTTGAATGGGCTAATGGCAGCCAGACCCGAAAAAATCATCCAACAAACAAATCACTCCTCAAAATTCCAAGACATACCATGACACTCAAACAGGCTAATGGCAACTTTACTCGTAAAAGGCATCCAACAAACCAGATTTTCctcaaaaaaattgacatgGGCACTACGAATGAACTTTCGcatcttaatttcaagtaactCTACATGCCATGACATGTACACAATCTTATCCAAACAGAGAATGACACTCAACTTGTTCTAAAGAATCTGCTCATTAGCATATGAATCTATCCCAAAGAATACTTCCATTGATACCGGACTTCAGTCAAATGTATTCTTACGTAAACTTGGGCACTTTTAGAAAATCCCCGACTTTTTACCTGATAACACTTTTCATGTCATTTATCATTATTTCTGTTTCTTCACAAAAGCTTATTGGCTTCTCAAAACCCCAGTTTAACATTAGAAAGTCATATCTGGGGAATATAGTTTGACAGGattcattctttctttagaGATTTCTTCTGATTTACTCACCCTCACGGTCTCTCTTCAATCAAATACGAGACCTTCCACTCCAGCCAAAGGAGATCAAACTGGAGGCTTAAGGAAAGTATATTTAAGTCCATTatacaaaagaaaatttcacAAACCTTTGCAAGCAAGGTTTTGCCAGTCCCGGGCTCCCCATAGAGAATGACCCCTTTAGGAGGTTTTATACCAATGTCTTCATACAGCTCAGGGTGAGTCAAGGGAAGCTCAACAGCTTCTTTAATCTCCTGAATCTGAGCATCCAATCCACCTATATCAGCATAGGATTCCAAAGGAGCTTTCTCAACCTTCATGACAGACACCATTGGATCAACGTCGTCTTGTAGAAGCCCAACAACAGATAGAACCTGAACAAGAACATACATAAGTTAAAATGACTCACCCTCAAACTTACATAATTTTCTACAAAAATAGAGGACAGAGGGAGATCTTTGCTGAGAAATTACTGCTAGAAGGAAGAGAGATTATACATAAGTCAAAATGACCCAGCCTCAACTGGGGACACTTTTACTATGATTATAAAGGAAGAGGGAGAGATTTGCTGAGAAGTTACTGCTaaaaagagaacatgaaatgtTTGATAACATGTGGACTAAGAAAATAAGAGCATTATAGACAAATTTTTGAGACCCATTAACCCCGAGAGATGGTGAATCAATTAGCCACAGGAATTATTTCAATGACTAAGCGCATTTATAAGGTAAACTtgggggttggggtgggtggagAGAGAGATACTAAATGAGTTTCAAACAGGAAAGGTTAAAAGGTCTTGCTACAACACTAGAAAATCTAATCAAACatatagcctgtttggattgacttatttttaagcagcttataagttgaaaactgcttataagtttaaaaaaaaagtaggtgcagaccaactttttttttgacttataagctgttttcaacttataaactgcttaaaataagttcatccaaataaacccatctatttattgaggcttattttaagcacaaaatgactttaagttggccagtcaaacacttaaaaaaagttgaaaacagtttataagccaatccaaacagccTCATAGAATGATAACGTCAAAACCATTGCAAAAATTTTCACAAGATTTGCAAGCCTACAACAATGAAAAATCCAGACACGTGTGAAACTGCAAATCTAAAGCCTAATATCCCTAAAAAATTGAGTGGCACCCCTGACAAATATTTGAGTCTGGTTTCCACTAAGCAGACAATAGATAGGAAGGTGTGGAGGACACAAATTAGGGTGGAAGGTTAGTAGCTAGGAATGTGTCCATATTAGTAGGTTGCAATGTTTTGTCTTGCTGCCCTTACTAGTAATCGTAGGACTATTCTTGGTGtttcttgttcttcaatttttattaCTATCTATTGTTTCATGTAGTTCGatcataatattattttggTGTAGTGTGTTgtttctattattatctattgTCTCTTGTACTTTCATTACGTCTCTTTCTAGATAGTTTTTgtcttgagccaagggtctattGGAAATAGACTCCCTAAATCACCTTTGAGGTAGAGGTAACGTTTACGTACACTCTACCTTCCTCAGACCCCACTTAGTAGGACTATACtaggtatgttattgttgttgtagagACCACATTATAATAGCAATAAATAAGCACTTAGGCAGCCAATGTTCAAAAATATTATGTAGAACATATAAAGTCAGAGCATCTGAAAAGGGCCCATCAAACTACTAACGAGTTGCGGGCTGGGGATAAAACACAACTTAAGAGATTACAATTGAGAAAAGCACCCCTTGATAAGGTAATCGCTCCACCCAACAACAACTAAGCGTCAGTCCCAAGCAAGTTCCGATCGACAATATGAATCCTCACTAACCATGTTTCTTCATTAAGTTCATCTCAGGCcaatattatacaaaataaaatataataaaataaaaagcacTAAGAAAGTTCTCTATATTTTCTATGTCCCCAACCAAACAACCTGCAAACCCTCAGTTACCCATGTTTATATCCTGATGAAACCTTCAAGAATGTAACTATTGCATGCTCCTCACTATAGGATATACTTTTTAGAGTTAAATGCACTAAACTTTTACACTCCCTCAGTTCAGAGACagtaaatcataattaaaacaatattaaca
This DNA window, taken from Solanum dulcamara chromosome 3, daSolDulc1.2, whole genome shotgun sequence, encodes the following:
- the LOC129882682 gene encoding 26S proteasome regulatory subunit 4 homolog A codes for the protein MGQGTPGGLNRQLPGDRKNDGDKKEKKFEPAAPPARVGRKQRKQKGPEAASRLPTVTPLTKCKLRLLKLERIKDYLLMEEEFVANQERLKPQEEKTEEDRSKVDDLRGSPMSVGNLEELIDENHAIVSSSVGPEYYVGILSFVDKDQLEPGCAILMHNKVLSVVGLLQDDVDPMVSVMKVEKAPLESYADIGGLDAQIQEIKEAVELPLTHPELYEDIGIKPPKGVILYGEPGTGKTLLAKAVANSTSATFLRVVGSELIQKYLGDGPKLVRELFRVADDLSPSIVFIDEIDAVGTKRYDAHSGGEREIQRTMLELLNQLDGFDSRGDVKVILATNKIESLDPALLRPGRIDRKIEFPLPDIKTRRRIFQIHTARMTLSDDVNLEEFVMTKDELSGADIKAICTEAGLLALRERRMKVTHADFKKAKDKVMFKKKEGVPEGLYM